A single genomic interval of Antechinus flavipes isolate AdamAnt ecotype Samford, QLD, Australia chromosome 1, AdamAnt_v2, whole genome shotgun sequence harbors:
- the GGH gene encoding gamma-glutamyl hydrolase, whose product MGSPWQRLCALGAVLLCCSVGELFGEGINERPIIGILAQANRMKNLKHHGKYYIAASYIKYLESAGARIVPIRLTQSDEEYDNLFHSINGILFPGGAVDLQTSKYSHVAQLFYDKALKANKEGDYFPIWGTCLGFEELTVLTSGELLLTLTNTSGIALPLNFTKAVADSRMFQNISKDLLEALATEPLTSNFHKWSLSLKNFTMNKKLNEFYKVLSTNTYDGIEFISTMEAYNYPIYAVQWHPEKSTFEWKNLTGIVHSPPAIRSSFHLAYFFVNEARKSHHHFASEAEETKALIYNYTPVFTGNASLFQQCYFFD is encoded by the exons ATGGGGAGCCCTTGGCAGCGTCTGTGCGCGCTGGGAGCTGTCCTTCTCTGCTGCTCTGTGGGCGAGCTGTTCGGGGAGGGCATCAACGAGAGACCGATCATTG GAATACTGGCACAAGCTAACCGcatgaaaaatttgaaacaccaTGGAAAATATTACATTGCtgcttcatatataaaatatctggagTCTGCAGGTGCAAGGATTGTGCCAATCAG GTTAACACAATCAGATGAAGAATACGATAATCTCTTCCACTCTATCAATGG GATACTTTTCCCTGGTGGAGCTGTCGATCTTCAGACTTCAAAATATAGCCATGTAGCCCAACTGTTTTACGACAAGGCCCTGAAG GCtaataaagaaggagattatttTCCCATTTGGGGAACATGCCTTGGATTTGAAGAGCTTACTGTCTTGACCAGTGGGGAACTATTACTCACTTTGACCAACACTAGTGGAATTGCTTTGCCATTAAATTTTACTAAAG ctgtagCTGATAGTAGGATGTTCCAGAATATCTCTAAGGACTTGTTAGAGGCCTTAGCAACAGAACCACTAACTTCAAATTTTCATAAGTGGAGCCTTTCCTTGAAg AATTTTACTATGAATAAGAAGCTAAATGAATTTTACAAGGTTTTATCTACAAATACATATGATGGCATCGAATTTATCTCCACAATGGAAG cATATAATTACCCCATTTATGCTGTCCAGTGGCATCCAGAGAAGAGTACTTTTGAATGGAAGAATTTAACGGGCATAGTCCATTCACCACCAGCTATTAGAAGTTCATTCCACTTGGcatatttctttgtaaatgaaG CTCGAAAAAGCCATCACCATTTTGCAAGTGAagctgaagaaactaaggcattGATTTATAATTACACCCCTGTTTTCACCGGAAATGCATCTTTATTTCAGCAATGCTATTTTTTTGATTGA